ACAAGCTTTAGTTAAGTGACttcaaaaaaagaaagataaaagccTTTCCCAGCCGGCGAGGTTTGAAGTATATAGAGGAAtcatgtataggaggactcctgatttgggacaattaaggtgtgtcgacgcaaaggaagtatccaggctactagaggaaattcatgctgggacctacggtccacatatgaacggtccACATActtcgagctggttacttttggatgactatggagacggactgcatccagtatgtttgGAAATGCCACCGTAGTCAGATACATGCAggcatgataaaggtacctctaaatgagctcaatgcaacaagatcGCCATGTTTGTTCgacgcctggggaatggatgttatcggaccaatcgagtTTGCCgcttcaaacgggcacatgtttatcctagtagaaatcgactatttcaccaaatgggtcgaagcaacatcttacagagcagtaactaagaaagtcgtggtagactttgtccgcaagtacattgtttgtcgattcgggattccagattcgatcattactgataatggctccaacctcaacagtgacttgatgaaaactatgtgtgaaaccttcagaatcaaacacaagaattccacagcctatagaccacaaatgaatggagctgtagaagtcgccaacaagaatatcaagaagatattgaggaaaatgatagaaaagcataaacagtggcacgaaaagttatcatttgctctattggggtatcacaccacagtcagcacatcaaccggggcaaccccctatatgctggtttacagtACAAAGGCTGTCATTCCCGTTGAGGTGGAAagtccttccctaaggatcatacaggttGCCGAGCTCGATGATGCAGAGTGGGTAaagagtcgttatgagcaactagaccttatagacgaaaagagaatgaatgcagtttgccatggccaaccctatcagaacagaatgtctagggCCTTCAACgagagagtcaagccaagacagttcacaccagggAAGCTGGTAATAAAGAAAATTtctccgcatcaagatgaagccaaaaggaagttctctcccaactggcagggtccatacacggttcaccgggttctaataggaggagccctcatacttgcagaaatggatggagaagtctgaccgaagccaatcaattcaaaTGCAGTCAAACGTTACtctgtgtaatctttatgctttccttatatgatgtaaattgaactacgcctgacctggttcccatttaagaggggatacataggtagCCCTGTGGGTTTGGTCACAATGCAATAAAAATTTTCATTCCCTCACAATTGGAatctggggtagaattttgaggaggaccctcagaATTCCAatgtaatttcagccaatcaccGCGAGCAGCAGTCAGAAATGTCAATTcatcaaactggggaagaattttgagggggaccctcaaaattccatagctagagaggttgcaatgtcccgagccACGtaacaatcgtcggttcatctaaaagttatttcctaattatacacttatgtcatatctTTATGaaaccatgcatgtttattactgaaaacactttgtttagcaacgctaccccaatgatacatacagtatcaccaaatcaaagccgaacaagtcaagcaaagccagcagggatacaaactaacctcccccctctacaaaactcacgatttttctttctATGCAAGCACTTGGATTACGAAAaaatcaaacatactatacactcgTGGGAAAAACAACATTCAGGAAAACGACTCTCCGAACCATTGCACTTgcaaacatttgctatcagcatacACCGGTGATGCCCTGTATGTCACAATGATCCCAGTAATCGCAACACCGCAATTTGccatcagctaagaaagctctactaccatttaccattttatttcttgcataaggctactattctgccttccgagactaaacactatctccatctgcattcctgcataaggctaccattctgccttccgaggttaagttctacctccatctgcatctgcattgcataaggctactattctaccttccaacttgcataaggctactattctgccttccgagactatctatctccatctgcattcttgcataaggctaccatcctGCCTTCCgtggctaagctctgcctctctCCGCATTTGTATctttgcataaagctaccattctaccttccgaggctaagctctgcctccaattttcttcgaaactaagcactatctcaagtagcatttattttgttcttttgCGGGCTAAgttctgcccttcaattcgcaaaaCTGAACTCTATCTTGTCTGCATCAtgctactgcatctcatgggctgaaagatcgcctcatactgcatctcatgggctgaaagatcacctcatacctcatctcataggctgaaatatcgccTCATACCGCATCtgatgggctgaaagattgcctcatactgcatctgcatgggctgaaagatcacctcatactgcatattatgggctgaaagatcgcctcatactgcatctcttGGGCTGAAATATCGTTTCATACTgcattttcatgggctgaaagatagCCTCATACCGtatctcatgggctaaaagaccgcctcatactgcatctcatgggctgaaagatcgccaaattatccaaaggcgtcatcgttcggaggcatcatcttcatagcccgagaacaccatgtcatggcatgaggaccccttttaatcttttgcatatcatttttcaaaggcaccatggttcggaggcaccattatCATAGACCGAGAGaatcatttcatggcttgcgaatcctttatcatacgcttcatgacCCAGGACagcatggtctaaggacgtcatcctaaccgtccgaagacaacattcatagtccgatgggaatttgcatcatgtttaaatttatgcacagtatatgcttgtattgtttctaattgtaGGTACACCGACGATCAAAGACCATCCTGGCAAGAGCgacccgctccagttcccgcagccatatcaaacccTAACCATTCCCATAAACCTGCCACTCACCCGATCttggatattgcgtccgttcttgaaaagtatTCATCGGCATATTTCGCCGGCGGATTCTAAACTACATATGGCTTGATTCCCGTAAAACCAGttatatgtaggcagctcaaaagccAGGGTGCAACCCAAActtcttcaaaccgtttcgctcggtcaaaattggccatcatatctttacccgacaactctttcatccttccccggtaaagaggggcagttgttgatacccaatttttccttatatattttcatatgcaaaataccttcaaaatagcatatatatatacatatccaattattttattatttttccataatttttaaaggttttaaaatcaatttatttcccttttttattcacaaaaaacccaataattatttccaaaattattattttggtaattcatttgttgtaattttatatttatactaaaataaagCTAAGGAAatatttgcatatttttacaaatttatttagtatttttaagctaaattacatataattgcaatattggcccttttaagattcgattgtgttttatattcataaaagtaagccctgtatttttaaattgttaattatatgttacaaatcattttagtgctttcaatttattttcagaaattaatttactatttttataattttaaaaggagaaaattatctatttaaataatagcccaattacatttcaattgtagcctaaatccgatcccaaattaaacccaatttccccgTCCCAATTCCATTTCAAACCCGACCCTTAACCCAATTAAATGACCCAACCCGGATTCCCCTACCTACCCTTTTGAATCCAGactgttgatcatttagatcaacgaccaccattcgcccttccataattaaacccaaaagacccctaAACCTACCTCATTTTTCACCAACTGCCGCCTCTTGATCCCTTCCCTCTCAACTCTCTCAGCAATCTCTCATCAACCCTAGTCGCCGCCATATAATTTCACCCTAATCCATctcaacccctgcctaatccatggcctctcatggccattGGAGATGTGTATCAGCCTCCTATGGATCCTAggtgtttgtttctgtggtttcatggccagacctcAAAGGGATCTGGTACAGTCCTCGctcgacttctgttcatggcctttctccagCCAAGCATGACCTTTCAAGGCAAATCCTTGACTTCCctagttagatcggtaactttcaaggtctttctcaccttttttgggtttttcaaaaccctaatctttaagatattttgatttttctttcagatctaccatAGATCTTTGCTTACTATGAATGTCTTAAGTGTTTTCTGGAATGTTCTTCAacctttctttcaaaatgactcttcattagggttttcctttaagtttttcaaaatATCTTTTCTccgattttaatgttgtttgtgattttgctatgttttgctcatgttgttcttctatctgagtcagcatgttgaaaaccctaattccttTTTTGGTCGCATCCGAGTTTTGAAACTGTTAGTTTAAGTGTGTACTGGTTAGATTAAGCTCTCCGTTTTTGttgacttatttgattctgagttttaccatcttttaaactcgattattatggaaaaccctaggtcttttggtctgaaactgcttgtttgaatgtatacttgaCTCGATTAAAAGGTCCTAGTttcagactctcttttctttatgtgacttatctgattctgagttttactatctttttaactcgactattgttgaaaccctaatttctcaaaaggtttcctcacttgttattgtgagacctttacttgttatTGACTCTCTACTTCACTTTGGCTAATACATGTGAGCCCTTACTAGACTCTGTTTACTACATAATCCTATgcttatttctgctactattgtatgttgtttcCTTGACAATAtgtttggccttgcatgtctgacaCTATTGTTCATTCTACTTATATGACGAAGTGCAgaatcatttttctttcttgattgattttGATTCCCTCAATATTGAGACAGATTGCAAAAAGTTTTCTTACGAGCCCTAATTTCTACTCATctgttaaagttaattgattcctttcctttactgtgatgttttaccttaccgaatcctttcccaaaataagcatatttttgtaCATAGACTTGATTGTTTACATCATGCTTTTACTGGCCCTTATATGGCAATGATCAATCTGTCCacaaactgatttctttctttaattaaacctgcTACTACTCGTTAACcaatgattccttaattaaagggaatcacttgtgttaattgattcctacttgtgattatttccattGTTTGTATTAAGACTTATACCTctccttcactcgttttcaaaaactataaataccctgcatccctcttctttcaaggacacgaacaatttgagtttaagaacacacacttacactcaaaactttctctcttttctctactactgcTTGCGCTATTGCTttgtctagctggctgaaagccaaggcaaGACTGTGGAATTTTTGCCTACTTTTCTTTTCTGCACTTTGTtcctctactggtatgtccttgttaatcttcaagcatcaacaacaacatgtttctttagctttttcagtttccttcactctttcctacttctgcttatgtttatgcaatcaagttacattactaagcaTACCGTAATCTACTCCCTCCCCTTCCAAATTAATGTTTTCCCTTATGTATGTACTCTGTCAGTCATTTGTTATATgatttgctgacttatgaatcccaaacccccatatccccctatatatttgtgttctctggctggtttgtagGCATGCTAGCATCATCTATTGTTGTACATGACAGAACCTGACCCTTTCTAGGGTCATAGACTTCATGCAATGTAATCCtaaaacccctgacccctttgtgtaactactgattctgtgtagtttgagttttattactactgttttcaaatcaacCTTACCACTTACTATTCCCAAtctagttttaaataaatctctgtgttttgcacttccactatattcttagaacctaggttctgtccctcttgtgtgagccttatcttgggacccatgagctccctctaaacttgggcacataagggttggccctttCACACTGCAGTCATCTCTATCTTGTTAtgcaacctgggtgtaagcactggccggggtcccttgagacccttagggaactttgacacacccaggtctgagaaaggttTTGAGCAACATTGGCATTTGAggtagtttattccataacttagagaggaagtcagaatcaggcttcctatggttgtaacttcttatttttacatttttttctgATGCAATTCAGTCTTTTggcctataataatttgtaacaaatattggggttggctagtgaaaagggatgggggtaattatgcatgttttagctattagaagggtagagaacatgcctataggatctgttctaTTTTAGTTCAagttctgcatgctttactttcatGCAAATATGGAACATGCCTATATGATCTATTCTGTTTTAATTCAAGTTCTGCATGCTTTACCTTCAcaaatagagatcatgtctatatgattaaaatcagtattttaatagaaatcatgcctataggaatttcgcttTAATCAAATAAATCTTGCCTACTTCACTGCATGTTAAATTAGATACCATACTTATAGGATCAAAATGAGTCGTtaacacttagataccatgcctgtaGGAATTGaaatcagctataatagagatcatgtctataaaaTCTAAAACCAGTTTAATTAAAATTCAGTTTGACTCGtactgttctgaatcagtttaaacaacctactccttttattaatacggtcTAGAAAGCATAcatataggatccaaatcgcctgTTTAAATTAACCACTGCTCTGCTGTATTCTTAATCAgtgatagatatcatgcttataggacgtcatcaatacacacttaggcaagccttaggtaatggCTTAATAAAACTGGAttcgcctttgtttaattagcaactgctacaaccaccaggcaggcctgattctgacttcttatctgagttatgtaataaatatggtatgcttcaacaattaaagcaCCCTGCCTTAGTacctttaaattctgaccctaaatgtgtttaagtcatgctatttatgtgctttatttgaggaggtatatatgagcctcttagttatttatatgtttcccctaatatgctgtcctacgtgttttgtatgttgccttagcctttttttatttaaaaaccaAGAGTCTGCCTAAAatcctccttcttataggaatagtagtcctaaatccctccgggactaataggaattggacgggtaatagcatgcaataaaggtcgagaccaatctgcgctttaataccttaactaggtgggaagggtagatgtgGATATGATGACCcgtgcgctaataccatgtgtatcccctcttctgaagAGTGTcgtaccgggtatcgcattgatgtgatccatattataaataaacctaggacccccctccttttatattctcaagtatttgtagaactataactctttttcaaaaattcgcCTTCAATAATTGTTTTTtccaaactcttatgtgttcaaacttaaatcccctactatttgagcctatatttgtctATCGGCTAATTGTAcgaaattcacaaaaactgtctggccggtaaccacactagtggatcctgaggtgTGCCAAACACCTtctccttaggataatttcaagcctttaCCCTATCTCCGGTTATCAAACAAACTAAGAAATGAATCCTATAGGTGTCTTAAttcaccttaaatcattaggtggcgactcttcaaatgcaaacccagttcccaaaaggaatgagttgtcctaccccaaaaatgtcataaactcgattttccgatgtgaagagggaaaaagggggcgcgacagtagtCCCAACGaaaacatacagggggatctcccgggataccgtctcatagtcccaaagtaaacacacagcaacaacaagaagtgtacacagttcaattcaatttcataccaAAGTAAGATAGGtctttctaacctagcatgctgcacgtaatccaaataaggcagtttgagcaagtaaggcaattaagtcaattagatatGTTTTCCTAAGATAACAACAGGCTTAAacttgcaagtagtataaacaggaaaggaaacatactagtaattacttaatgaaaaccagattttcaacaattagcacaagtacacactcgtcacctcatgtacaaggcatttcaattatcaataataccaaatcctaaggggaatgtcccctgcacaaggttaggtaagccacttacctcgaaccaactcaaaatcaacccgaaaccacgctcttgccacgagtactcgactccaaatagcccgAATCTATTGAATTCAATTGCATactataaataacacttcaagtaactgattttacaaataaattctaagctaatacgcgaaattaggtaaaatgacaaaaatgcccctcgggcccacgtctcgaaatcgggtaaaatttatattttcagaatcctcatactcttacgagttcatgcataccaataTTATgcaaatccaaggtcaaattcccaatcaaaattcgaattctaggtctaagaactttcttctaaCTTTTCCCCAAATtacatctccaatccgaaattaaatgataaaactaacaatagattaGCGAAATACAACTAGAAATGGTTAAAGATGTGTTACCCACTGATTTACTCTTCaaattcctcccaaaatcgccctctcccgagctccaaatcgaatttcaaacttttgaaactaaaccctcgaaattacTATTTTTCTGCCCAGAAATACCGCATATGCAGCCCACCcatcgcatctgcgataccgcttctgcggttgggGAATCGCTTCTGTGGTTCTCACTTAAAAGTTCCATCTCTTCACCTGCGACGCAgatgccgcatctgcggtcccgcaggcGCGTTAAtccatccgcttctgcggtctctacTACCGCATCCCCTTTTCTCCCTCCGCGTAGAGAGGTTCGGTTTCGaaattcatgggggtaataactcatttccttctgGGAATTGGGTATATGAAGAGTCGCCagctaacggattatggtgtgttaagATAACTAGAGTGATTAACtgttggattggtttgcattaccagagattagggtaagggctcgaaatgacctcgaggagaaggtgttaggcagcTCTCTTGATCTGCAACTGTGGGTCCTGgctgaacttatattcacaaattagtccattacaaataaatagttgaatcaaataggttgtaagtaaagcacgttggataactcaaataataagataaagatttttgaacaagttgtaaaaaatagaaaaaggcaTTTTggaaaaggaggagtcctaggttggttagcctatatgatcaccccacacaatgtccgataaacactcctcaatgagtggctacacgtgacattagtgtgtagtcatcatatcctatatctacccttcccatccccttagtggtcatttaaagcgagtgttggtcagcgatctctattgtgtgctgttacccgtcccttcgtAATAGTCCTagagggatttaggacctctacctataggtggttataaacagacccctaaggttttaaaggtgaaaatactaaggcgacaagtaATAACACACATGACTCTTAGCAAACAAGATTAGGAaggagcaaataagaggctcagttTACCTCCATAGAAAAGGCATGTAAACAACATGAATCAAACACAAATAAAGTCTTTTTTGTTAAAtagtatcctaaggcatgataCCTATGTAAATGTATAGAAAATAGgaagtttattttataaactcagaagtaatgaccctatcagttgcctactaattttaaagTTTGTTTAAACCAGAACAACATAAAGTCACAGAAACAGTTTTAGAATTGCAACTTTTGAAAATGTCGTACAGGCATGCCTATACATGGAATATTGATGACTAAATTTTATATAGTGAAACAAGGCAGGCTTTGAAACAGACTCTTTAATCACTATTGTCATGCTGTCTAATGATAAATTGAGGCAGTTTTTGAAAGAACTCATTTCAGGAAAATAGACCATTAATTAAACCAGTTTAGAAGTGAGCTAATCGTTAACCGGATTAATTTATTTAGAACCAAACTAGTTtagatctataggcagaatttctggtgttgttccttataggcatgatatctacttgtttaatactgattttaaagacttgcaggcatgatgacaaatgaaaacacacataaacacttgttataacaaaAGTCAGATTTGGAttatgtcctataggcatgacatctacttgtgaagctgattttaagacttataaacatgatttctattgtgGAATcacttgaaacctataggcaCGATTTCTAACATTGTGAGACAAATATGACAAGATgtaaaagtcctataggcatgttttctacccgtattaccctagaaacatgtagctacccacccttttcactaattaccccaatattagtttacaagttattacagaccatatgaatgaattacataagtaaataagaaaataagaaaataagaagttaatttatagggagcctacaaataggcccaggtttccaaagcctccaatagcctcaaatgcctcaattccatagaaatgtcatagtctaggtgcatcaaagttccctaaggatctcaaggatcccgggcagtgcttatacCTAGACTTGATAACCAAATTGAATGAGtttagtgtggaagggccagcctcagtatgctagagttcagagggttctcaagaggatcccaaggcagtacacatactggaggggcagaacctattgacttaggagtagagtgaaagtgcttgacacaagTTAAAAGGTTTCAGCAGGAAAACAATATAAAAAGGAggtttgtttgaaatagtttgcgGAGTAAAAGAGGGAGTCGTGCAGtaaaacaattttgaaaagaGAGTTGCATGATTAGACAATTGCAAATCAAGTATGAAGTCCAAAATCACATCAGCAATACTTAAAGAGCACAAAACCAAACATAAGGAACAAACCTACATACAAGGGTGATATGGATTGGGGATACATGGAACACATGATGGTAAACACATAACAGGCAGAGGTAATTGGTACAGACATGCTTAGAAACACTTGATCAGACATAGAGGGGGTAATATATTTACACTGATcctaaggaaggggagtacatTCCATGCTAATCAGGTAATCATATTAACTGCATgtttcacagcaaaaccataagtaaaagcaaactagaaacgggatgaattgaagcaataaaagaaccatattgtttttggaacttgaactgaaactagaacataccagtaaataAGACAGTAAGCAAGAGTGAAATAGTAggagagcacaatagttagccttggcttgcagccgactaactcagaatagtagcaagtagcacaaaagagagagagagcaaaaagtttaagtgtgagagagagagagctttttGAACCaaattgttcgtgtgtttgtgttaatgagagagtgtgtatatatagtagttataAATTAGATAAAAAAtggtaagaatcatagtagcatagtaattatggaactcagaatca
This sequence is a window from Nicotiana sylvestris chromosome 3, ASM39365v2, whole genome shotgun sequence. Protein-coding genes within it:
- the LOC138887612 gene encoding uncharacterized protein; translated protein: MLVYSTKAVIPVEVESPSLRIIQVAELDDAEWVKSRYEQLDLIDEKRMNAVCHGQPYQNRMSRAFNERVKPRQFTPGKLVIKKISPHQDEAKRKFSPNWQGPYTVHRVLIGGALILAEMDGEV